One genomic window of Patescibacteria group bacterium includes the following:
- a CDS encoding sulfite exporter TauE/SafE family protein, with protein sequence MLIIILVGFFIGALIGMTSMGGGAMMTPILIIFLHIEPAIAIGSDIIYGAITKSVGTWQHLRQKTVDLKLVKHLAYGSVPGSIIGALSSDWLRHAVTNSDEYLKLFLGLAICFSASILTISLFFDVRHLKTRLHNILQVEKFQLPYTILAGFLGGTLVGLTSVGAGSIMLVLMLIIYNTSTRKLVGSDIAHATVLLFTSGIVHLFAGNVDWLLVLGLLIGSIPGVLIGSRLAHFVPLRYLKIVLVLVLTFLGGQLVYRFF encoded by the coding sequence ATGCTAATAATAATTTTAGTTGGATTCTTTATTGGAGCATTAATCGGCATGACCAGCATGGGCGGAGGCGCCATGATGACACCGATTCTAATAATTTTTTTACATATTGAACCGGCAATTGCAATTGGGTCTGACATTATCTATGGAGCGATTACTAAATCGGTTGGTACTTGGCAGCATTTGCGCCAAAAAACGGTGGATTTAAAATTAGTCAAACATTTAGCTTATGGATCTGTGCCTGGTTCCATTATTGGTGCACTAAGTAGTGATTGGCTAAGACACGCCGTCACCAACTCTGATGAGTATTTAAAACTTTTTCTCGGTCTGGCAATTTGTTTTTCAGCCTCGATCTTAACGATCAGTTTATTTTTCGATGTCCGTCATCTTAAAACTCGCTTACATAATATTTTACAGGTGGAAAAATTCCAACTCCCATATACTATACTGGCCGGTTTTTTGGGTGGAACACTAGTTGGTCTGACTTCCGTTGGAGCTGGCAGCATCATGTTGGTGCTCATGTTGATTATTTATAATACAAGTACGCGCAAACTGGTCGGCAGTGATATTGCTCATGCCACAGTTTTGCTCTTTACCTCTGGTATCGTGCACCTTTTTGCTGGTAATGTTGATTGGTTGCTTGTGCTAGGTTTACTAATTGGTTCAATTCCTGGTGTATTAATTGGTTCACGTTTGGCTCACTTTGTCCCACTTCGTTATTTAAAAATTGTACTAGTGTTAGTGCTAACGTTCCTAGGTGGCCAACTGGTGTATAGATTTTTTTAA
- the amrB gene encoding AmmeMemoRadiSam system protein B — translation MGRPLTWSIIFCTSLLSGCATVAPQSEPVVNVDVKPVVPLVAVLPHHDVVKTQRQNLLKTLAERSQPDTIILVSPNHFGAGFGSIQTTDRIWRLTGDTDSIQPDTTVINNLVNSQAVSLEDSTFNNEHGIKNILSDLHTSFPEAKLIPLVLKDTVTTEQITTLTQQLVESCNDCGLIASVDMSHYNPAAVADMHDTRTLRDLQQLDDTDIWKTEVDSPASLALLLAWVKQQKVKQFVLTDHTNSGSLVGDNDGETTSHIMGYYQAGKISETPNIITFTLAGDMMLGREIGYQFQNNNFKDLFTNFGERVFWGTDIAWANLEGPVSNQTITQERQPADLTFLFSNQALEALKYLRLTTVGLANNHTANHGQAGLQTTRELLDNAGIDWVGDPSGVSDTYIKRYMQGDITISLIAVNGFDGDLTGLTDLIQQENQSGNFVIVIPHWGNEYQTTHSAKQEQLATTWFEAGTDLIIGMHPHVVQDAQVIDNKLVIYSLGNFVFDQTFSKETQQGLLVTGSITDDTLKLVLVPLVSRKLKPELARGLEKQDLIDRVCKNIQEYCKDGVISITN, via the coding sequence ATGGGGCGGCCTCTTACTTGGTCAATAATTTTTTGTACCAGCCTGTTATCAGGTTGTGCGACGGTAGCACCACAATCTGAACCGGTTGTTAATGTTGACGTTAAACCAGTTGTACCGTTAGTGGCTGTGTTGCCGCATCATGATGTCGTAAAAACACAAAGACAAAACCTACTTAAAACTTTAGCCGAACGATCTCAACCAGATACTATTATTTTAGTATCACCCAATCATTTTGGGGCTGGTTTTGGTAGTATTCAAACCACTGATCGAATCTGGCGCTTAACTGGTGATACTGATTCAATTCAGCCAGACACTACAGTGATAAATAATTTAGTAAACAGTCAGGCAGTATCTTTAGAGGACAGTACGTTTAATAACGAACATGGTATTAAAAATATTCTGTCTGATTTGCACACGTCTTTCCCGGAAGCCAAGTTAATACCATTAGTACTGAAAGATACGGTCACGACTGAACAAATAACAACTCTAACACAACAATTAGTAGAATCATGTAATGATTGTGGCTTGATTGCCTCCGTTGATATGTCACATTATAATCCGGCGGCGGTGGCTGATATGCACGACACCAGAACTTTGCGTGATCTACAACAATTAGATGACACAGATATTTGGAAAACCGAAGTGGATTCTCCAGCCAGTTTGGCTTTATTATTAGCCTGGGTCAAACAACAAAAAGTAAAACAGTTTGTGTTAACCGATCATACTAATTCTGGAAGTTTAGTGGGAGACAATGATGGTGAAACCACCTCACATATCATGGGGTATTATCAAGCGGGAAAAATATCAGAAACACCTAATATTATTACCTTCACCCTGGCCGGTGACATGATGTTAGGACGTGAGATTGGTTATCAATTTCAGAATAATAATTTTAAAGATTTGTTTACCAATTTTGGTGAGCGCGTGTTTTGGGGAACTGATATTGCCTGGGCGAATTTAGAAGGCCCAGTAAGTAATCAAACTATAACACAAGAGCGACAACCAGCTGATTTAACATTTTTATTTTCCAACCAAGCCCTTGAGGCGTTAAAATATTTACGATTAACCACCGTTGGTTTAGCCAATAACCACACTGCTAATCATGGTCAAGCTGGATTGCAGACCACGCGCGAGTTGCTCGATAATGCCGGAATTGATTGGGTGGGGGATCCATCTGGTGTTAGTGATACGTATATAAAAAGATATATGCAGGGTGACATCACTATTAGTTTAATCGCCGTGAATGGGTTTGATGGTGATCTGACTGGTTTAACTGATTTGATTCAACAAGAAAACCAATCTGGAAATTTTGTTATAGTGATACCGCATTGGGGCAATGAGTACCAAACCACCCATTCAGCCAAACAGGAACAGTTAGCTACCACTTGGTTTGAAGCTGGCACCGATTTAATTATTGGTATGCATCCACATGTTGTGCAAGATGCCCAAGTGATCGATAATAAACTCGTTATTTATTCACTAGGTAATTTCGTATTTGATCAAACTTTTTCCAAAGAAACGCAGCAAGGTTTACTGGTAACAGGAAGTATTACCGATGACACACTCAAACTAGTTCTGGTTCCATTAGTTAGTCGAAAATTAAAACCCGAATTAGCCAGGGGTTTAGAGAAACAAGATTTAATTGATCGGGTGTGTAAAAATATTCAGGAGTATTGTAAAGATGGTGTGATTTCAATTACAAATTAA
- the pyrD gene encoding dihydroorotate dehydrogenase (quinone), translated as MSYIDYLMGYIYRNIIKRFLFLFPADSVHELFLRVGKKLGQSGFSKNLLRKIWRYDNIILEQTICGLDFKNPIGLSAGFDYNADLVDILPSLGFGFNTVGTVTHESYQGNPAPMLGRLPKSKSLLVNKGFKNAGISTVLSHMSAHTHEAMRGVSIGATNKVYPNFAGMIENILVGFYEAEKFRQFDYYELNISCPNLLNLQNLKDQLSSPTGLKQVLECLETLHLDRPVFIKMPTEKTETEIINLMAVANKFSFIKGLIFSNLVKDRSNPAFDPEEIKRAGQGNFSGKPVEEASNNLLRLAYKKYHERFILIGVGGVFTAEDAYKKILYGASLVQLITGMVYMGPQQIGVINRGLTKLLKQGGYKSVSEAIGVKA; from the coding sequence ATGAGTTATATTGATTATCTCATGGGTTATATCTATAGAAACATCATAAAACGGTTCTTGTTTTTATTTCCAGCAGATTCTGTGCATGAATTGTTTTTGCGTGTAGGAAAGAAACTGGGACAGTCTGGTTTTAGCAAAAATCTCCTTAGAAAAATCTGGCGCTACGATAATATTATTTTAGAACAAACTATCTGTGGTTTAGATTTTAAAAATCCCATTGGTTTGTCAGCCGGGTTTGATTACAATGCCGATTTGGTAGATATTTTACCCAGTCTTGGTTTTGGTTTTAACACCGTTGGCACAGTGACACATGAATCATATCAAGGTAATCCTGCACCCATGTTGGGGCGATTGCCAAAATCAAAATCGTTACTGGTAAATAAAGGTTTCAAAAATGCTGGTATCAGTACAGTGTTGTCACACATGAGTGCACACACGCATGAAGCCATGCGCGGCGTTAGTATTGGTGCCACCAATAAAGTCTATCCTAACTTTGCTGGTATGATTGAGAATATTTTAGTTGGTTTTTATGAGGCGGAAAAGTTTCGCCAGTTTGATTATTATGAGCTGAATATTAGCTGTCCAAATTTGCTAAATTTACAAAATCTTAAAGATCAACTTAGTTCACCCACCGGTTTAAAACAAGTCCTTGAATGTCTTGAAACATTACACCTAGATCGGCCGGTATTTATTAAAATGCCAACCGAAAAAACTGAAACCGAAATAATAAACTTAATGGCAGTAGCAAATAAGTTCTCATTTATTAAAGGTTTAATCTTTTCTAATTTGGTTAAAGATCGCTCTAATCCGGCCTTTGATCCTGAAGAGATAAAGCGAGCTGGGCAGGGAAATTTTAGTGGTAAACCAGTTGAAGAAGCATCAAATAACCTGTTACGGTTGGCCTATAAAAAATATCATGAGCGCTTTATTTTAATTGGCGTGGGCGGTGTGTTTACCGCTGAAGATGCCTACAAAAAAATTCTCTACGGAGCCTCATTAGTACAACTTATTACTGGTATGGTGTATATGGGTCCACAACAAATTGGGGTGATTAATCGCGGTCTAACAAAATTATTAAAACAAGGTGGTTATAAAAGTGTGAGTGAGGCAATTGGAGTGAAGGCTTGA
- a CDS encoding transaldolase family protein, with amino-acid sequence MKPHNLTTKIFLDSGDPQETSEALRLLGFLDGQTTNPSLVAKNPEIQKYLASGKKLTEQEVYTRYQSIIREISHLIPEGSVSIEVYADKITSAEKMFVQGQEMFGWIPNAHVKYPIIQAGLAAAEMSVKANMRVNMTLCFTEEQAAAVYAATRGAKAGNVFISPFVGRLDDRGENGMTLIKNILKNFKTGDKHVQVLSASVRTINHFLYSLALGADIITAPLKILVAWEKMGKPVPGKEYIYNAGSLKNIPYAGIDLNHPWTEYNYQHVLTDQGIEKFVADWKALIDN; translated from the coding sequence GTGAAACCACATAATCTAACAACTAAAATATTTTTAGACAGTGGTGATCCACAAGAGACTAGTGAAGCACTGCGCTTACTTGGGTTTCTTGATGGACAGACGACCAATCCATCATTGGTGGCGAAAAATCCGGAGATACAAAAATATTTGGCCAGTGGTAAAAAATTGACTGAACAAGAAGTATATACTCGTTACCAATCAATAATTAGAGAAATTTCACACCTTATACCTGAAGGTTCAGTTTCAATCGAAGTATACGCGGATAAAATAACATCAGCTGAAAAAATGTTTGTTCAAGGACAAGAGATGTTTGGCTGGATTCCAAATGCACATGTCAAATATCCGATTATCCAAGCCGGTTTAGCAGCGGCTGAGATGTCAGTTAAAGCTAACATGAGAGTTAATATGACGCTGTGTTTTACCGAAGAACAAGCGGCCGCGGTGTACGCGGCTACACGTGGAGCTAAAGCGGGGAATGTATTTATTTCTCCTTTTGTCGGACGACTGGATGATCGTGGTGAAAATGGTATGACACTAATTAAAAATATTCTTAAGAATTTTAAAACTGGTGATAAACACGTGCAAGTATTATCAGCCAGTGTGAGAACTATTAACCATTTTCTTTATTCACTAGCTTTAGGTGCAGATATTATCACTGCCCCATTAAAAATATTGGTTGCATGGGAAAAAATGGGTAAACCCGTGCCAGGGAAAGAATATATTTATAATGCTGGATCATTAAAAAACATTCCCTATGCTGGAATTGATTTGAACCATCCATGGACTGAGTATAATTATCAACATGTTTTGACCGATCAAGGTATAGAAAAATTTGTAGCAGATTGGAAGGCTCTCATTGATAATTAG
- a CDS encoding class I SAM-dependent methyltransferase encodes MFQQKKSTQLQNTARFGKIDAPAASEDTLEQFHNLYNSSTEGAEQIHALVLGATPELRDIVLSYGHKLTTVERDEKALKDKTAQMHYAHHPNEEIIISDWLSVHFDPATFDVILGDGVLTALPQTDQQLLLDHLHHWLKPTGSLIIREGAVLHQRPRYAPSVHIHEYRTGEYNLFDLFFGLRLYNQNFKAIDTATRKTYLSSFNDKIKEYFDSGLLSEEEYHRLLQIGAELEHTLLRKEDLEGLLKQLFYPKYVGHDIGSGHLSPWYFFLSQPTGNVVLPKHLPAPRTSYVTDFLAKANATAE; translated from the coding sequence ATGTTTCAACAAAAAAAGAGCACCCAATTACAAAATACCGCCCGGTTTGGCAAAATTGATGCTCCGGCTGCTTCAGAAGATACTCTGGAACAATTTCATAATTTGTATAACTCTTCCACTGAAGGAGCCGAACAGATACATGCTCTAGTATTAGGTGCCACTCCAGAATTACGCGACATTGTTTTATCTTATGGCCATAAACTCACCACTGTAGAACGCGATGAGAAAGCTCTTAAAGACAAAACCGCCCAAATGCATTATGCTCATCATCCGAATGAAGAAATAATTATCTCCGATTGGTTATCGGTACACTTTGATCCGGCCACCTTCGATGTGATTCTGGGTGATGGTGTACTGACCGCTCTACCACAAACTGATCAACAGTTACTTCTAGATCATTTACATCACTGGTTAAAACCAACCGGCAGTTTAATTATTCGGGAAGGGGCAGTTTTACACCAACGACCGCGTTACGCTCCGAGTGTGCATATTCACGAGTATCGCACCGGTGAATACAACTTGTTCGATTTATTTTTTGGCTTACGGTTATACAATCAAAATTTTAAAGCCATTGATACAGCCACAAGAAAAACTTACTTAAGTAGTTTTAATGATAAAATTAAAGAGTATTTTGATTCGGGCTTACTGTCTGAGGAAGAATACCACCGGTTGCTGCAGATTGGAGCGGAATTGGAACACACTTTATTGCGGAAGGAAGATTTGGAGGGTTTGTTGAAACAGTTGTTTTATCCAAAGTATGTTGGTCATGACATTGGCTCTGGTCATCTGAGCCCATGGTATTTCTTTTTGAGTCAACCCACGGGAAATGTTGTTTTACCCAAACACTTACCCGCGCCACGTACCAGTTACGTAACCGACTTTTTAGCCAAGGCCAACGCCACAGCTGAATAA
- a CDS encoding 5'-3' exonuclease H3TH domain-containing protein, translating to MKDKLVIIDAHAIIHRAFHALPPLTTKDGMVVNAVYGFFNILFKVLRDLKPTHVAVVFDAPGPTFRHKQYAAYKATRKTQPPELYNQIPLVKEVVEAFHFTTYSQSGFEADDIIGTIAHQMSDTVDTYIVTGDMDALQLVNDHTFVYAMRKGVSDTVVYDRAEVKHKLNGLTPEQVIDYKALRGDTADNIPGIKGIGEVTATKLLLQYQTVENVLQHTNNQTGSLREKLTTGKASAILSKQLATIDLFVPITVTLADIIIKPYDRNQVIALIQKYEFKSLLRNLPDNVVESQDQPQPQPSTYNLIDTTDKAKNLIQKLNQVSVFALDTETTSLDPLLCELVGFSMALAPGEAYFILGKLVEEFRDILQNKSIGKIGHNIKFDYKVLQDTHNITVQPIVCDTMLASYILNPGSRGHGLDALAFAEFGYEMMPYSSLENPITNTPIEKLTFYAAEDADYTWKLYETLLPRVAQSKLEDILRLEVDLIPVLAAMETAGILLD from the coding sequence ATGAAAGATAAATTGGTTATTATTGATGCCCACGCTATTATTCATCGGGCATTTCATGCTTTACCACCCCTCACTACCAAAGATGGTATGGTGGTTAATGCTGTCTATGGTTTTTTTAACATTCTGTTTAAAGTGTTACGCGATTTAAAACCAACCCATGTAGCAGTGGTGTTTGATGCGCCTGGTCCAACCTTTAGACATAAACAATATGCAGCCTATAAAGCCACGCGTAAAACTCAACCTCCAGAACTGTACAATCAGATACCATTAGTAAAAGAAGTGGTGGAAGCATTTCATTTTACCACTTACTCGCAATCTGGGTTTGAAGCCGATGATATAATTGGCACCATTGCTCACCAGATGTCAGACACGGTTGATACCTATATTGTAACTGGGGATATGGATGCACTACAGTTAGTGAATGATCATACTTTTGTTTATGCCATGCGTAAAGGCGTGAGTGATACCGTAGTGTACGATCGAGCGGAAGTGAAACATAAATTAAATGGTCTTACCCCCGAGCAAGTAATTGATTACAAAGCCCTGCGCGGTGATACCGCCGATAACATTCCTGGCATCAAGGGGATAGGCGAAGTAACAGCGACTAAATTATTATTACAATACCAGACCGTAGAAAATGTTTTACAACATACTAATAATCAGACTGGATCATTGCGCGAAAAATTAACGACCGGAAAAGCTTCGGCTATATTATCCAAACAACTAGCTACGATCGATTTATTTGTTCCCATTACGGTAACTCTGGCTGATATTATTATCAAACCGTACGATCGTAATCAAGTCATTGCACTTATTCAAAAATATGAATTTAAATCATTGCTGAGAAATTTACCAGACAATGTTGTTGAGAGCCAGGATCAGCCACAACCACAACCTAGTACGTATAATTTAATAGATACAACTGATAAAGCGAAAAATTTAATCCAGAAACTAAATCAGGTTTCAGTGTTTGCGCTGGATACCGAAACTACCAGTTTGGATCCGTTACTGTGTGAGCTAGTTGGTTTTAGTATGGCTTTAGCTCCTGGTGAAGCCTATTTTATTTTAGGAAAATTAGTAGAAGAATTTCGAGACATATTACAAAATAAATCGATCGGTAAAATTGGCCACAATATTAAATTTGATTACAAAGTTTTACAGGATACTCATAATATTACCGTCCAACCAATAGTGTGCGATACCATGTTGGCTTCATATATCTTAAATCCGGGCAGTCGGGGACACGGTTTAGATGCTTTAGCCTTTGCTGAATTTGGTTATGAAATGATGCCCTATAGTAGTTTAGAAAACCCCATCACCAACACACCCATCGAGAAACTGACTTTTTATGCAGCCGAAGATGCCGACTACACCTGGAAATTATACGAAACATTGTTGCCGCGAGTAGCACAAAGTAAATTAGAAGATATTCTCCGTTTAGAGGTTGATCTAATTCCAGTACTAGCCGCGATGGAAACCGCCGGCATATTATTAGATG